One Hevea brasiliensis isolate MT/VB/25A 57/8 chromosome 5, ASM3005281v1, whole genome shotgun sequence genomic region harbors:
- the LOC110634408 gene encoding uncharacterized protein LOC110634408: MSHFSSCSNLMMKFISIFIILLHLSMANGYKNIIKPNYELFSRKELARLAGYGEDKLSTVLITGTVLCKACLHGETLLRTWPVSGALVTSNCDMKAKRRRTNSAKVVTDEYGEFQIDLPSHLHAIPNLDRICSVKVLRMSKNSACWPAFTRKHKSLTLSSARNGIRNYTAGNITLLHLRSRPLLACTNREISVS, from the exons ATGAGCCACTTCAGCAGCTGCAGCAATCTCATGATGAAGTTCATTTCCATCTTCATCATCTTGCTTCATTTGTCAATGGCTAATGGATACAAGAATATTATTAAACCAAATTACGAGTTGTTCAGCAGAAAGGAACTCGCGAGATTGGCTGGTTATGGAGAGGATAAGCTTTCTACTGTTCTAATCACAGGAACTGTTCTTTGCAAGGCTTGTTTGCATGGCGAAACTCTGCTTCGAACATGGCCAGTTTCAG GTGCTTTGGTTACTAGCAACTGTGACATGAAAGCTAAGAGGAGAAGAACAAATTCTGCAAAAGTTGTCACTGATGAATACGGAGAATTCCAAATTGATCTTCCTTCCCATCTCCATGCAATTCCTAACCTAGATAGAATATGTTCTGTCAAGGTTTTGAGAATGTCAAAGAACTCAGCCTGTTGGCCTGCCTTTACAAGGAAACACAAGTCTTTAACATTATCGTCAGCTAGGAATGGCATTCGCAATTACACTGCTGGAAATATTACACTTCTGCATTTGAGATCTAGACCTTTACTAGCTTGTACTAATAGGGAGATAAGTGTTTCATAA